One genomic region from Camelus bactrianus isolate YW-2024 breed Bactrian camel chromosome 3, ASM4877302v1, whole genome shotgun sequence encodes:
- the CCNI2 gene encoding cyclin-I2 isoform X2, which yields MASGGQPPPQTLASEVGPVQRPGESPDATALRCLLPPPPWKVSLPAASRSFPEAYQRGAARLPAQSGTGPRLGATKARQAAGPVPALAIWKPPPPPRDLSQCLLEPKDWAGVVDERQLDAHLTQALGREARLWRGGQLQVPVLARGPPRSTFIPLLTRAPDAAVFHLHPGSGEPHPGVSTFPRCVPCTRQEAAFSGILTGNGASLQVEICDAFQEVMLWLLRTENIFDFSQTTFNLALSIFSRLMVSVKIKKHLLHCVTITSLRLAAKVNEEEELIPRI from the exons ATGGCCTCCGGCGGGCAGCCCCCGCCGCAAACGTTGGCCTCGGAGGTAGGACCTGTCCAGCGTCCAGGCGAGAGTCCGGACGCAACGGCCCTTCGCTGTCTTCTCCCGCCGCCTCCGTGGAAAGTGTCTCTCCCCGCGGCGAGCCGAAGTTTCCCGGAGGCGTACCAGCGTGGAGCGGCCCGGCTCCCCGCACAGTCCGGGACTGGACCGAGGTTGGGGGCAACGAAGGCTCGACAAGCTGCGGGCCCCGTCCCAGCCCTCGCTATATGGAAGCCACCCCCACCGCCCCGCGACCTAAGCCAGTGCCTCCTGGAGCCGAAAGACTGGGCAGGCGTTGTGGACGAGCGCCAGCTGGACGCCCACTTGACGCAGGCCCTGGGCCGCGAGGCGCGCCTGTGGCGGGGCGGCCAACTCCAGGTCCCGGTCCTCGCGCGGGGCCCTCCCAGGAGCACGTTCATTCCCCTCCTCACGCGCGCACCGGACGCGGCCGTGTTCCACCTGCACCCTGGCTCAGGTGAGCCGCACCCTGGAGTCAGCACCTTCCCCAGGTGCGTCCCCTGCACGAGACAAGAGGCGGCATTCTCCGGGATTCTCACTGGAAACGGTGCTTCTCTA CAAGTGGAGATCTGCGACGCCTTCCAGGAAGTCATGTTATGGCTCCTGAGAACTGAGAACATCTTTGACTTCTCCCAGACCACTTTTAACCTGGCTCTTAGTATCTTCAGTCGCCTCATGGTTTCAGTAAAG ATAAAAAAGCATTTACTCCATTGTGTCACAATTACATCCTTAAGACTTGCTGCAAAAGTTAACGAAGAAGAGGAG ttAATTCCACGCATATAA
- the SEPTIN8 gene encoding septin-8 isoform X1 — protein sequence MAATDLERFSNAEPEPRSLSLGGHVGFDSLPDQLVSKSVTQGFSFNILCVGETGIGKSTLMNTLFNTTFETEEASHHEECVRLRPQTYDLQESNVQLKLTIVDAVGFGDQINKDESYRPIVDYIDAQFENYLQEELKIRRSLFDYHDTRIHVCLYFITPTGHSLKSLDLVTMKKLDSKVNIIPIIAKADTISKSELHKFKIKIMGELVSNGVQIYQFPTDDEAVAEINAVMNAHLPFAVVGSTEEVKVGNKLVRARQYPWGVVQVENENHCDFVKLREMLIRVNMEDLREQTHSRHYELYRRCKLEEMGFQDSDGDSQPFSLQETYEAKRKEFLSELQRKEEEMRQMFVNKVKETELELKEKERELHEKFEHLKRVHQEEKRKVEEKRRELEEETNTFNRRKAAVEALQSQALHATSQQPLRKDKDKKNRSDIGVQQSGMSLSNSKVMMTKASVEPLNCSSWWPAIQCCSCLVRDATWREGFL from the exons AACGCAGAGCCGGAGCCCCGGAGCCTCTCCCTGGGCGGCCATGTGGGCTTTGACAGCCTCCCCGACCAGCTGGTCAGCAAGTCGGTCACTCAGGGCTTCAGCTTCAACATCCTCTGTGTGG GGGAGACTGGCATTGGCAAGTCCACACTGATGAACACGCTCTTCAACACGACCTTCGAGACAGAGGAAGCCAGTCACCATGAGGAGTGTGTGCGCCTGCGGCCCCAGACCTATGACCTCCAGGAGAGCAACGTGCAGCTGAAGCTGACTATTGTGGACGCTGTGGGCTTCGGGGATCAGATCAATAAGGATGAGAG TTACAGGCCCATCGTCGACTACATTGACGCACAGTTTGAAAACTACCTGCAGGAAGAGCTGAAGATCCGCCGCTCGCTCTTCGACTATCACGACACAAGGATCCACGTCTGCCTCTACTTCATCACACCCACAGGGCACTCCCTCAAGTCCCTGGACCTCGTGACCATGAAAAAACTGGACAGCAAG GTGAACATTATTCCCATCATTGCCAAAGCTGACACCATCTCCAAGAGTGAGCTCCACAAGTTCAAGATCAAGATCATGGGCGAGCTGGTCAGCAATGGGGTCCAGATCTACCAGTTTCCCACTGACGATGAGGCTGTTGCAGAGATTAACGCGGTCATGAAT GCACACCTACCCTTTGCCGTGGTGGGCAGCACCGAGGAGGTGAAGGTGGGAAACAAGCTGGTGCGAGCACGGCAGTACCCCTGGGGAGTGGTGCAGG TGGAGAACGAGAATCACTGCGACTTCGTGAAGCTGCGGGAAATGCTGATCCGTGTGAACATGGAGGACCTCCGTGAGCAGACGCACAGTCGGCACTATGAGCTCTACCGGCGCTGCAAACTGGAGGAGATGGGCTTCCAGGACAGTGATGGTGACAGCCAGCCCTTCAG CCTCCAGGAGACATATGAGGCCAAGAGGAAGGAGTTCCTGAGCGAgctgcagaggaaggaggaggagatgaggCAGATGTTCGTCAACAAAGTGAAGGAGACAGAGCTGGAGTTGAAGGAGAAGGAGCGAGAG CTCCACGAGAAGTTCGAGCACCTCAAGCGGGTCCACCAGGAGGAGAAGCGCAAGGTGGAGGAGAAGCGccgggagctggaggaggagaccAACACCTTCAACCGCAGGAAGGCCGCGGTGGAGGCCCTGCAGTCCCAGGCCCTGCATGCCACCTCGCAGCAGCCTCTGAGGAAGGACAAGGACAAGAAGAA CAGATCAGATATAGGAGTACAGCAGTCGGGCATGAGCCTCTCCAACTCTAAGGTGATGATGACCAAGGCCAGTGTGGAGCCCTTGAACTGCAGCAGCTGGTGGCCCGCCATACAGTGCTGCAGCTGCCTGGTCAGGGACGCGACGTGGAGGGAAGGATTCCTCTGA
- the CCNI2 gene encoding cyclin-I2 isoform X1 translates to MASGGQPPPQTLASEVGPVQRPGESPDATALRCLLPPPPWKVSLPAASRSFPEAYQRGAARLPAQSGTGPRLGATKARQAAGPVPALAIWKPPPPPRDLSQCLLEPKDWAGVVDERQLDAHLTQALGREARLWRGGQLQVPVLARGPPRSTFIPLLTRAPDAAVFHLHPGSGEPHPGVSTFPRCVPCTRQEAAFSGILTGNGASLQVEICDAFQEVMLWLLRTENIFDFSQTTFNLALSIFSRLMVSVKIKKHLLHCVTITSLRLAAKVNEEEEVCIPGSSFSAAFELIPRI, encoded by the exons ATGGCCTCCGGCGGGCAGCCCCCGCCGCAAACGTTGGCCTCGGAGGTAGGACCTGTCCAGCGTCCAGGCGAGAGTCCGGACGCAACGGCCCTTCGCTGTCTTCTCCCGCCGCCTCCGTGGAAAGTGTCTCTCCCCGCGGCGAGCCGAAGTTTCCCGGAGGCGTACCAGCGTGGAGCGGCCCGGCTCCCCGCACAGTCCGGGACTGGACCGAGGTTGGGGGCAACGAAGGCTCGACAAGCTGCGGGCCCCGTCCCAGCCCTCGCTATATGGAAGCCACCCCCACCGCCCCGCGACCTAAGCCAGTGCCTCCTGGAGCCGAAAGACTGGGCAGGCGTTGTGGACGAGCGCCAGCTGGACGCCCACTTGACGCAGGCCCTGGGCCGCGAGGCGCGCCTGTGGCGGGGCGGCCAACTCCAGGTCCCGGTCCTCGCGCGGGGCCCTCCCAGGAGCACGTTCATTCCCCTCCTCACGCGCGCACCGGACGCGGCCGTGTTCCACCTGCACCCTGGCTCAGGTGAGCCGCACCCTGGAGTCAGCACCTTCCCCAGGTGCGTCCCCTGCACGAGACAAGAGGCGGCATTCTCCGGGATTCTCACTGGAAACGGTGCTTCTCTA CAAGTGGAGATCTGCGACGCCTTCCAGGAAGTCATGTTATGGCTCCTGAGAACTGAGAACATCTTTGACTTCTCCCAGACCACTTTTAACCTGGCTCTTAGTATCTTCAGTCGCCTCATGGTTTCAGTAAAG ATAAAAAAGCATTTACTCCATTGTGTCACAATTACATCCTTAAGACTTGCTGCAAAAGTTAACGAAGAAGAGGAGGTATGCATCCCTGGAAGTTCATTCTCAGCTGCTTTCGAG ttAATTCCACGCATATAA
- the SEPTIN8 gene encoding septin-8 isoform X3: protein MAATDLERFSNAEPEPRSLSLGGHVGFDSLPDQLVSKSVTQGFSFNILCVGETGIGKSTLMNTLFNTTFETEEASHHEECVRLRPQTYDLQESNVQLKLTIVDAVGFGDQINKDERPIVDYIDAQFENYLQEELKIRRSLFDYHDTRIHVCLYFITPTGHSLKSLDLVTMKKLDSKVNIIPIIAKADTISKSELHKFKIKIMGELVSNGVQIYQFPTDDEAVAEINAVMNAHLPFAVVGSTEEVKVGNKLVRARQYPWGVVQVENENHCDFVKLREMLIRVNMEDLREQTHSRHYELYRRCKLEEMGFQDSDGDSQPFSLQETYEAKRKEFLSELQRKEEEMRQMFVNKVKETELELKEKERELHEKFEHLKRVHQEEKRKVEEKRRELEEETNTFNRRKAAVEALQSQALHATSQQPLRKDKDKKNRSDIGVQQSGMSLSNSKVMMTKASVEPLNCSSWWPAIQCCSCLVRDATWREGFL, encoded by the exons AACGCAGAGCCGGAGCCCCGGAGCCTCTCCCTGGGCGGCCATGTGGGCTTTGACAGCCTCCCCGACCAGCTGGTCAGCAAGTCGGTCACTCAGGGCTTCAGCTTCAACATCCTCTGTGTGG GGGAGACTGGCATTGGCAAGTCCACACTGATGAACACGCTCTTCAACACGACCTTCGAGACAGAGGAAGCCAGTCACCATGAGGAGTGTGTGCGCCTGCGGCCCCAGACCTATGACCTCCAGGAGAGCAACGTGCAGCTGAAGCTGACTATTGTGGACGCTGTGGGCTTCGGGGATCAGATCAATAAGGATGAGAG GCCCATCGTCGACTACATTGACGCACAGTTTGAAAACTACCTGCAGGAAGAGCTGAAGATCCGCCGCTCGCTCTTCGACTATCACGACACAAGGATCCACGTCTGCCTCTACTTCATCACACCCACAGGGCACTCCCTCAAGTCCCTGGACCTCGTGACCATGAAAAAACTGGACAGCAAG GTGAACATTATTCCCATCATTGCCAAAGCTGACACCATCTCCAAGAGTGAGCTCCACAAGTTCAAGATCAAGATCATGGGCGAGCTGGTCAGCAATGGGGTCCAGATCTACCAGTTTCCCACTGACGATGAGGCTGTTGCAGAGATTAACGCGGTCATGAAT GCACACCTACCCTTTGCCGTGGTGGGCAGCACCGAGGAGGTGAAGGTGGGAAACAAGCTGGTGCGAGCACGGCAGTACCCCTGGGGAGTGGTGCAGG TGGAGAACGAGAATCACTGCGACTTCGTGAAGCTGCGGGAAATGCTGATCCGTGTGAACATGGAGGACCTCCGTGAGCAGACGCACAGTCGGCACTATGAGCTCTACCGGCGCTGCAAACTGGAGGAGATGGGCTTCCAGGACAGTGATGGTGACAGCCAGCCCTTCAG CCTCCAGGAGACATATGAGGCCAAGAGGAAGGAGTTCCTGAGCGAgctgcagaggaaggaggaggagatgaggCAGATGTTCGTCAACAAAGTGAAGGAGACAGAGCTGGAGTTGAAGGAGAAGGAGCGAGAG CTCCACGAGAAGTTCGAGCACCTCAAGCGGGTCCACCAGGAGGAGAAGCGCAAGGTGGAGGAGAAGCGccgggagctggaggaggagaccAACACCTTCAACCGCAGGAAGGCCGCGGTGGAGGCCCTGCAGTCCCAGGCCCTGCATGCCACCTCGCAGCAGCCTCTGAGGAAGGACAAGGACAAGAAGAA CAGATCAGATATAGGAGTACAGCAGTCGGGCATGAGCCTCTCCAACTCTAAGGTGATGATGACCAAGGCCAGTGTGGAGCCCTTGAACTGCAGCAGCTGGTGGCCCGCCATACAGTGCTGCAGCTGCCTGGTCAGGGACGCGACGTGGAGGGAAGGATTCCTCTGA
- the SEPTIN8 gene encoding septin-8 isoform X4, giving the protein MAATDLERFSNAEPEPRSLSLGGHVGFDSLPDQLVSKSVTQGFSFNILCVGETGIGKSTLMNTLFNTTFETEEASHHEECVRLRPQTYDLQESNVQLKLTIVDAVGFGDQINKDESYRPIVDYIDAQFENYLQEELKIRRSLFDYHDTRIHVCLYFITPTGHSLKSLDLVTMKKLDSKVNIIPIIAKADTISKSELHKFKIKIMGELVSNGVQIYQFPTDDEAVAEINAVMNAHLPFAVVGSTEEVKVGNKLVRARQYPWGVVQVENENHCDFVKLREMLIRVNMEDLREQTHSRHYELYRRCKLEEMGFQDSDGDSQPFSLQETYEAKRKEFLSELQRKEEEMRQMFVNKVKETELELKEKERELHEKFEHLKRVHQEEKRKVEEKRRELEEETNTFNRRKAAVEALQSQALHATSQQPLRKDKDKKN; this is encoded by the exons AACGCAGAGCCGGAGCCCCGGAGCCTCTCCCTGGGCGGCCATGTGGGCTTTGACAGCCTCCCCGACCAGCTGGTCAGCAAGTCGGTCACTCAGGGCTTCAGCTTCAACATCCTCTGTGTGG GGGAGACTGGCATTGGCAAGTCCACACTGATGAACACGCTCTTCAACACGACCTTCGAGACAGAGGAAGCCAGTCACCATGAGGAGTGTGTGCGCCTGCGGCCCCAGACCTATGACCTCCAGGAGAGCAACGTGCAGCTGAAGCTGACTATTGTGGACGCTGTGGGCTTCGGGGATCAGATCAATAAGGATGAGAG TTACAGGCCCATCGTCGACTACATTGACGCACAGTTTGAAAACTACCTGCAGGAAGAGCTGAAGATCCGCCGCTCGCTCTTCGACTATCACGACACAAGGATCCACGTCTGCCTCTACTTCATCACACCCACAGGGCACTCCCTCAAGTCCCTGGACCTCGTGACCATGAAAAAACTGGACAGCAAG GTGAACATTATTCCCATCATTGCCAAAGCTGACACCATCTCCAAGAGTGAGCTCCACAAGTTCAAGATCAAGATCATGGGCGAGCTGGTCAGCAATGGGGTCCAGATCTACCAGTTTCCCACTGACGATGAGGCTGTTGCAGAGATTAACGCGGTCATGAAT GCACACCTACCCTTTGCCGTGGTGGGCAGCACCGAGGAGGTGAAGGTGGGAAACAAGCTGGTGCGAGCACGGCAGTACCCCTGGGGAGTGGTGCAGG TGGAGAACGAGAATCACTGCGACTTCGTGAAGCTGCGGGAAATGCTGATCCGTGTGAACATGGAGGACCTCCGTGAGCAGACGCACAGTCGGCACTATGAGCTCTACCGGCGCTGCAAACTGGAGGAGATGGGCTTCCAGGACAGTGATGGTGACAGCCAGCCCTTCAG CCTCCAGGAGACATATGAGGCCAAGAGGAAGGAGTTCCTGAGCGAgctgcagaggaaggaggaggagatgaggCAGATGTTCGTCAACAAAGTGAAGGAGACAGAGCTGGAGTTGAAGGAGAAGGAGCGAGAG CTCCACGAGAAGTTCGAGCACCTCAAGCGGGTCCACCAGGAGGAGAAGCGCAAGGTGGAGGAGAAGCGccgggagctggaggaggagaccAACACCTTCAACCGCAGGAAGGCCGCGGTGGAGGCCCTGCAGTCCCAGGCCCTGCATGCCACCTCGCAGCAGCCTCTGAGGAAGGACAAGGACAAGAAGAA ttaa
- the SEPTIN8 gene encoding septin-8 isoform X2 — protein MAATDLERFSNAEPEPRSLSLGGHVGFDSLPDQLVSKSVTQGFSFNILCVGETGIGKSTLMNTLFNTTFETEEASHHEECVRLRPQTYDLQESNVQLKLTIVDAVGFGDQINKDESYRPIVDYIDAQFENYLQEELKIRRSLFDYHDTRIHVCLYFITPTGHSLKSLDLVTMKKLDSKVNIIPIIAKADTISKSELHKFKIKIMGELVSNGVQIYQFPTDDEAVAEINAVMNAHLPFAVVGSTEEVKVGNKLVRARQYPWGVVQVENENHCDFVKLREMLIRVNMEDLREQTHSRHYELYRRCKLEEMGFQDSDGDSQPFSLQETYEAKRKEFLSELQRKEEEMRQMFVNKVKETELELKEKERELHEKFEHLKRVHQEEKRKVEEKRRELEEETNTFNRRKAAVEALQSQALHATSQQPLRKDKDKKKSDIGVQQSGMSLSNSKVMMTKASVEPLNCSSWWPAIQCCSCLVRDATWREGFL, from the exons AACGCAGAGCCGGAGCCCCGGAGCCTCTCCCTGGGCGGCCATGTGGGCTTTGACAGCCTCCCCGACCAGCTGGTCAGCAAGTCGGTCACTCAGGGCTTCAGCTTCAACATCCTCTGTGTGG GGGAGACTGGCATTGGCAAGTCCACACTGATGAACACGCTCTTCAACACGACCTTCGAGACAGAGGAAGCCAGTCACCATGAGGAGTGTGTGCGCCTGCGGCCCCAGACCTATGACCTCCAGGAGAGCAACGTGCAGCTGAAGCTGACTATTGTGGACGCTGTGGGCTTCGGGGATCAGATCAATAAGGATGAGAG TTACAGGCCCATCGTCGACTACATTGACGCACAGTTTGAAAACTACCTGCAGGAAGAGCTGAAGATCCGCCGCTCGCTCTTCGACTATCACGACACAAGGATCCACGTCTGCCTCTACTTCATCACACCCACAGGGCACTCCCTCAAGTCCCTGGACCTCGTGACCATGAAAAAACTGGACAGCAAG GTGAACATTATTCCCATCATTGCCAAAGCTGACACCATCTCCAAGAGTGAGCTCCACAAGTTCAAGATCAAGATCATGGGCGAGCTGGTCAGCAATGGGGTCCAGATCTACCAGTTTCCCACTGACGATGAGGCTGTTGCAGAGATTAACGCGGTCATGAAT GCACACCTACCCTTTGCCGTGGTGGGCAGCACCGAGGAGGTGAAGGTGGGAAACAAGCTGGTGCGAGCACGGCAGTACCCCTGGGGAGTGGTGCAGG TGGAGAACGAGAATCACTGCGACTTCGTGAAGCTGCGGGAAATGCTGATCCGTGTGAACATGGAGGACCTCCGTGAGCAGACGCACAGTCGGCACTATGAGCTCTACCGGCGCTGCAAACTGGAGGAGATGGGCTTCCAGGACAGTGATGGTGACAGCCAGCCCTTCAG CCTCCAGGAGACATATGAGGCCAAGAGGAAGGAGTTCCTGAGCGAgctgcagaggaaggaggaggagatgaggCAGATGTTCGTCAACAAAGTGAAGGAGACAGAGCTGGAGTTGAAGGAGAAGGAGCGAGAG CTCCACGAGAAGTTCGAGCACCTCAAGCGGGTCCACCAGGAGGAGAAGCGCAAGGTGGAGGAGAAGCGccgggagctggaggaggagaccAACACCTTCAACCGCAGGAAGGCCGCGGTGGAGGCCCTGCAGTCCCAGGCCCTGCATGCCACCTCGCAGCAGCCTCTGAGGAAGGACAAGGACAAGAAGAA ATCAGATATAGGAGTACAGCAGTCGGGCATGAGCCTCTCCAACTCTAAGGTGATGATGACCAAGGCCAGTGTGGAGCCCTTGAACTGCAGCAGCTGGTGGCCCGCCATACAGTGCTGCAGCTGCCTGGTCAGGGACGCGACGTGGAGGGAAGGATTCCTCTGA